The sequence below is a genomic window from Candidatus Neomarinimicrobiota bacterium.
TTTTTCCGAGGTACAGTGCTCTAGAGAAAGAGCTTAGAAAACTTAGTACGGATCAGCGGGAACTACTTGGTGAAATGAGAAAAATGATGGGTGAGGACAAAGAGGTTACCGATAAGGAACTGGAAAGAATTACCAAAAAAGTGTCCAAACTGGAGCAACAGAAAATAGAGAAAAAACAGAAGTTTTTTGAAGACCTGGATGAATTTCTTACCCCGAAGCAGCGGGCCGGGTACTACGGTTTTGAACTGTGGTTCAAGGATGAGCTCCGCCGAGGATTGGAAGAAAGAAGGAAAATGGGGCCGCCTAGAAAACCCGGCGACTGGAAGAGAGATATGAAGCGACAAAAGAGGTGGAACGAGCCTTACCGCTGGTAAGAGTGTAATCGATTAACAAAAATTTAGGTTTACCGAAAAGAATGGAACGCGGTGTTCCAGAACTCACAAGATGTAAAGCCCGGGACAATTATTTAAGGAAATAATCGTTCAAAGTGTCATGATTTACTCAAGAATGAATCATCTCATCTTAATGGGCATCCTTTTAGTTATCTCTATCATGGAAGGCCCACTCACTGCGCAAATTACACAGGTTAATGACATCGTGGGCTATGTGGTAGATGCTACAAACGGTGAAGCGCTCCCATTTGCCAATGTAGTGGTGAAAGAGAAGGATCGCGGCGCTACCACTAATGAAGAAGGTTACTTCGTTATTGTCAATGTGCCGACGGGGCAATGCACCCTGAGCGTTTCCTATATGGGATATACAACAAAAGATCTTGTGGTGCAGAATCGTACCGGAAAACGACCTCCACTTCGTATAGATCTTGAAATTTCCACCCTCAACCTGGAAGCTGTTGAGGTGGTGGCCGATCAGTATCAGATCATGAAAAGTTCGGATGAAGTGAGCAAGATCACCGTAGCCCCGAGGCAGTTAAACTTTCTCCCCAATCTCGGCGAAGTGGATATCTTCCGTTCTCTCCAGCTCCTTCCAGGGGTCAGCGGGAGTGGCGACGGTTCCTCAGGACTCTATATACGCGGGGGGACTCCGGATCAGAATATGATTCTTCTTGACGGAATGTCAATCTATCAGGTGGATCACTTCTTTGGTATGTTCAGCGCCTTCAACGCGGATGCCATTAAGGATGTCCAATTGTGGAAGGGGGGCTTTCCGGCCAAATACGGCGGACGGCTCTCCAGCGTCATCGAACTGACCGGGAGGAGTGGAGATAAGAAACGGAAACGCTTCGGCCTCGGGGCCAATCTGCTGTCTGGCCAGATGCTCTACGAAACCCCCACATTCTGGAAAGGTACATGGCTCATTTCCATTCGCCGCTCTTACACCGATTACCTGCAGAGCCCGTTCTATAATCAAATGTACAAGTTTGTTTTTGGCGATGACACACCACAGTATATGCAAAACCGACGCCAGTTCAACCAGGACGGCACATCTGCTTTCCAGACGAATGTGATTCCCATCTTCAATTTTTATGACATCAATTCAAAGTTCACATTCACGCCTAATGACAAAGATGTGTTCAATGTATCCGTTTATGTGGGACATGACAATCTCGATAAAGAGACGCGCATAGAGGGTATTCGAGTTCGCCGCCGACCTGGACAGGGACAAGGTGGCTTCGGGGGAGGGAATGCCCTTACGGCGACTCGCGCCGATGACAGCAATACCCAGTGGGGGAATCGAGGTCTCAGCATGAGGTGGGCCCGCCGCTGGAGCGACCGCTTTTACAGTGGACTCCAGATGGCCACATCGCTGTTCAACAGCGATTATACCCGGAACCTCTATTCCATCGAGGCCAGCGTGGGGACACCGTTTAATCTTGCCGAACTGAATCAGGTGGCTGACATGTCCTTTCGATGGGACAATACGTGGAACGCTACAGAGAAAAATATAGTAGAATTCGGTACCAGCTTCACCGATCTTTATACTCAGTACAAAATCGATTATTACGATACTGTGACGGTGGCGGATATCACCTCCGAATCGTTCCTGCTGAATTTTTATCTTCAGGATAAATGGCAACCTATCCGTTCTATGGACATCACAGGTGGTATTCGTGTTGCCATACCGACCTATCTTGCTGACCCGTCGGCTCTATTTACCTTCAATACGGTAGAGTTTAATGCGGACAAACCCTACATCGAGCCGAGACTTTCTTTTGGTTGGAACCTTAGCGATCGTATACGTCTGAAAGGAGCCTGGGGGCACTACCATCAATTTGTGAACAACATCCGGGTGGAGGATGTTCTCCAAGGCAATAGCAACTTCTGGCTCGTCTCCGATGAAAACTTCCGCCCCGGTTTCTCTAAACATTACATTCTTGGCTTGCAATACAACAGCCCCATGTACCTTTTTTCAATGGAGGGATACTACAAGACGCTGGACAATCTCGTGGAATTCTCTCGCCGAAATACACGGAATGCAGACTACGGCAATTTCTTTTTCTTTGGAGATGGTGCAGCGCAAGGGGTTGAGTTGCTTGCTCAAAAAAAAGCGGGTGTTATCAACGGATGGATCAGCTACACATTGGCTGAGGTGTTCTACAATTTCCCCTCACTGAATGACGAAACCTATCCGGCCGATCACGATAAGCTCCACGAACTGAAGCTCATTGTCACTTATAAAAGGGGAGCATGGAATTTATCCGCAACCACCATTTATGCTTCAGGGCTTCCGTACACGTCGCCGGAGAGCCGATACTATATTCCATTGCTGAATGGCGACGAATTCAGCTATTATCATGTGAGTGACAAGAATGGCTATCGCCTGCCTGATTATCACCGTCTCGATTTGTCTGCCTACAGGAATCTGGAGACGCCGAATTTCAATTGGGATCTTGGAATCTCCCTATTCAATATTTATAACAACCAGAACGTGAGTTACCGTGAATTCGACCTCGAAACCGTGCCAGTGACCGTCTCGGATGTTTTGCTGCTCAGCTTTATGCCCACGCTCTTTTTCAAAGTGACGATGAAATAGGTGAGTGTTATGAGATCACTGTTCAGGATGATGTTTATTGCTGTTGCCGGTATCATTTTTTCCGGCTGTGATAATGAAGTGCTCATCGTTCCTGATGCAAACCTTGCAGCGATACGGGCCTACATTTACGCTGGCCAACCCGTCAATCAGATCAATATCACCTCGACACTAGCGCTGGATGATGAGTCTGAATCTGCTGAACCTATCAACGAAGCGGAAGTTTCTTTGTACAAATATGGCTCACGTTATGATCTTGTGCTCTCAGAAGGCGATAGTGGATATTATAGCTACAATGGTGAAGATTTGACTATTGAAGCGGGAGATACATTTGACATCGAGCTTGTCTGGGCCGGGAAGGTTATGACGGGCACCACTGTGGTGCCACCAAAGCCTCAAGAAGCAAGTCTCACCATTGATACTCTGGCGGTACCTGAGATTAACAGTCGGCAAGATTTTATTAACTGGATCATGTCAGGTGATAACAGGACTGAGATATCCTGGGAGAACGAAGAACGAAACTATTATTACATTACATTCGATAATGTGGAGGAAGAGCCTGAACCTATCGATCTTCAGCTTCCTCCGCGTTTCAAACGGTTCATCACTCAACCATTTCGTTGGTCAAGATACACTCTCAGTTCCGCAGTGGTCACACATTATGGAGATCATGAGTTGGTACTCTACCGCGTAAATGAAGAATATGTCATGCTCTATGAAACCAGCGGGCAGGATTCGAGAGATCTGAATGAACCGTTCTCCAATATCGAAGGGGGTCTTGGAATCTTTGCCGCTTTCAACAGCGACACCTTAAATTTCACGGTGGTAAAAGAAAGATAATGATTTACCTCATAAACTCAATAATATGAAAAGGAAATCAAGTGCGTAGGATAACTATCATAGTAACATTTCTCTGTTTCACAGTTTTATCAGCTCAGCCCCATGGTCGACGAGGTATGCAGCGCCAGCAGATGAAGGATGCACCTAAAATAGGTGTCGTTTATGGAACAGTTGTGGATTCGGCCTCAGGTCTTCCGGTCCCTTATGCATCCGTTTATGTCGTCAGCCAGCGGGGAGGAACCATTGTTACAGGCGGCATCACCAAGGAGACAGGTGAATTTCACATTACCGAAATTCCGCTGGGTCGGTATATGATTATAGTAGAATATATCGGTTACACAAAAAAAGAGCTGGGTCCCCTTACCTTTTTACCCTTTGGAGATAACAAGACCACTCACGACCTGGAGACCATTCCAATGGTGCAGAAAGTTTTGGAGATGGGGGAGGTTCAGGTGATGGGTGAACGCCCCATGTTTATCCAGACCGCCCAGAAGCGGATCTTTTCCGCTGAAGAAAATACCCTCTCAACAGGAGGATCGGCCATTGATGTTCTGCGCCAGGTTCCCGGAGTGGAAGTGGATATGGATGACAATGTGAGCCTTCGGGGAAGTTCCCAGGTGAACCTCATGATTGATGGAAAACCGTCCACCATTGCCGGCGGTGATGTGAAATCGCTTTTGCGGAGCATTCCTGCTGCCAACATTGCCGATGTAGAAGTGATGACCAATCCAGGTGCCAAGTATGATCCGGAAGGGATGGCCGGTATCATTAACATTGTTTTGAAAGAAAACAAGTTTGCCGGTCTGAACGGTAATATGAATTCCAGTGCTGATTCCAGGGGTGGAAAAAATATTTCCGGCCAGGTTAACTGGCGTACCATCACTCTCAATACCTTTGCGAATGTGGGCGTTCGGCAAAGTGTCCGTCAGTTCTCAGGTGACTCTTACCGAATTTTTCAGTTTGATTCCTATAACAATATACTCGACCAGGATAACAAGGGTGACCGAAACGGGGATAACCTTTTTCTGAAAACAGGGTTTGAATATTTCATTGATCCCATGCAATCCGTGGCCTTTTCTGCCACCCTTAACGGCGGTGATGGTATTAATAATAATCTGACCACTACTTCAGAAAGCGGTCTTTTTGATTCTGAATATTACCGAGATACGGACGGTCTCAGTGACAGGGGTGGTTACGATATCAACTTTAATTATGACAAGAAATTCAAGAACCCTAAACAGAAGCTTACTTCATTTGTTCGTTACTCTTCAGGGGGGAGTGACGGCTCCAGTGAATACTGGACAACACCTCAGTCCGGTTTTGAGGAGGTTGTGGACCCAAACGGGGCAAAAAATGGAAATGAGGGAGCGGATACCAACTTTGATCTTAAAACTGATTATGTTCACCCTTTTGAAAACGGTAATCTCCTGGAAGTCGGTTTTAACAGCAGGTTGCGAACGCGGGACGACAGTCAACTGGCCTACATTTTTGATGATGGCAACAATATCTTCGTTGATGACAGCCTCTACACCAATCAATTTCTCTACGACGAGAATATAAACGCCGCCTACGTCCAGTATACCACGACTATAGGTATTGTGGGCATGACTCTGGGGGGTCGGTATGAAAATGTATCCATGAACTCAGAACTGATAAATACCCGCGAAAAATTTGAAAACCCCTACAGTAGTTTTTTCCCCAGCCTTTCCCTCTCAGCCGGTGCGCCTCAGCTTTTGCAAGTTCAAGCCAGCTATTCCAAACGGGTAAACCGTCCTCGCTCCCGGCAGCTGAACCCTTTTACCACCCGTCAGGATATGCAAAACATGCGGGCGGGAAATCCCTTCCTGAAACCTGAGTATATTGACTCTTACGAGATTAATATTGGCCGTTTCTCAAGAGGTTTTTCAGTGACCGTGGGTCCTTATTACCGTTACACCAAGGACAAGATCGAGCGGTACAAAGAGGTTACAGACAGGGGTGTGTCCATTGCCACCTATGAGAATATCAGTGAAAAGGAAAGCAAAGGGTTGGAATATACTTTAATTGGTTCTTTGGGTATGAAATATAGGCTCATGTTCAATGGAAGTATCTACTGGGATGAAATCAATACAGACATTTTCGGGGAAGATTACAACAGGACTGCAAAGGGTCAGAGGTACAGTATTAACACAACCTGGAACATGAACCCGACGACGGAAATGATGTTCTTTATGTTTTATAGGCCGGCACGGGACATTCCTATCGGCAGAATGGGGTCCATGTCTTTCTCTGCCGTGTCGTTGAAAAAGAAGTTCCTTGATGAGAAACTGAATGTTTCAGTCCGGATGGGAGACCCGTTCAACCTGACAGGATTCCATTTCGAAACTTGGGGTGACAACTGGTCCCAGGAGGCCAACAGAGACTTTTTTAGCCAGACCTTTACTCTCTCTCTGGAATATCGCTTTGGAAAGATGGAAGACCGGAGCCGTTTCAGCAGGCAGGGAATGGAAAACGGCAACAGGGACGACTTCGAGATTTATTAAGGTCGGTTTTCCCTCTGTTATTTTTCGCCTGAACAGTTTCCCAACGGGCTCAACTCTTTATATATTCTTTTTGTCATGAACGATCTTTCCGCCGTGCTGGAGCGTTGGGAACCGGTCATAGGTTTGGAGGTCCATGCCCAACTCTCCACCCAGACAAAAATGTTTTGCGGTTGCCGGAACGTCTACGGCGCTTCTCCAAACAGTTATACTTGTCCCACATGCCTTGGACTTCCCGGTGCCCTCCCGGTAGCCAATGAAAAGGCTGTGGCTTACGCCTTGAGGCTCGGTCTGGCTTTGGGCAGTGAGATCACACAGTTTTCCCGGTTTGCCCGGAAGAACTATTTCTATCCCGACCTGACAAAAGGGTATCAGATTTCCCAGTATGATGAACCGCTCTGTGTGGGTGGAACAGTGACTGTTCGATGGAAGGGGGAGATCCGGGAAATGTCCCTTACGCGGATCCACCTTGAAGAGGATGCAGGCAAATCTCTCCACGCCGAGAAGGGAAACGGCACTAAGGTTGACTTTAACCGGTGCGGTGTTCCTCTAGTGGAAATCGTGTCTGAACCCGTTATTCGATCTCCAGGTGAAGCAAGGGCTTACCTAACCCGACTTAAACAAATACTTGAATACCTGAATATTTGTGACTGCAACATGGAAGAAGGGAATCTCAGATGTGATGCCAATATTTCACTCCGCCCCAAAGGGGAGATTGAATTTGGTGTAAAGACTGAAATGAAAAATATGAATTCATTCCGCGGTGTAGAGCGGGGGCTGGCGAGTGAAATTGTGCGCCAGGCCCAGGTGCTGGATGGCGGGGGAGAGGTAGAACAGGTAACACTTCTTTGGAATGAGGCGGAGCAAAAGGCGGAAGTGATGCGCACTAAAGAAGAGGCCCATGACTACCGGTATTTTCCCGATCCCGACCTGGTGCCTCTTTCTGTGAGTGATGGCGATCTGGATTCGGTGCGTTTATCGCTCGTGGAAATGCCGTATGAGAGAGAGGAGCGTTTTGTCAATCAGTATGGTCTCCGGCTGGAGGATGCACTGATTCTTACTTCTGAGAAATCGCTGGCTGGCTATTTTGAGGAGACGGTCTCAGCCGGAGCTAAGCCGGTGGAGGCAGCCAAATGGATATTGGGGGAAGTGCTTAGTATCATCAAAGATGGGGGGATGTCGGTGTCGTCATTTTCCGTTACACCTGATCAATTTGCCGGACTGTTGAATTCTGTAAAGAGTGGCACCATTAACAATACAACAGGAAAAGATATCTTGCGGAAAATGGTGAAGAGTGACCTTGCAGCCGCTGAGATCATCGAAAAGGAGGGTCTTGCTCAAGTGTCCGATGAAAGTGCGCTCAGTGAAGCGGTGGCTCAGGTGATAGCCGACAACCCTGATGAATTGGCCAAGTACAGAGAAGGCAAGAAGGTGCTCGTCGGTTTTTTTATGGGCGAAGTGATGAAGGCCACCGGCGGCAAGTCTGATCCCAAAGCGGTGAAAAAATTACTTACCGCTTCTCTGGAGCCTAAGTAATCTCGCGGAACTTGCCATCCTGAACGGAGTAATATATGCGTTATGTGCTATTTCGATCGTTGCAAATCATGGCTCTCATCTCAGTACTTTCAGGACTCTATATCGGTGTACGCGATAGAAACCTCATACTCGAAGTCCAAGCACTTGCCGGGGGAGCAGCACTTTTTTATGTCGCTTACTGGGCGAATAAGCGATGGGGAAAGCAATAAAAAGAATTTGTTTATACATTATACCAACACTTAATCCGTAATCAGGAGGAAAACAACATGGCAATCTGGAATGATATCAAAAAGAATATTAAAGAGGTTGGGAATGCAGCCGCTGAAAAAGCTGGGGAACTGGGTAAAGTAGCCGCCACCAAGACCGAAGAGCTGACCAAAGTCGGCAAGGTAAAGCTGGAAATTCATCAACTGGAGCGAGACCTGGACAAATGCTTTGCCAGTCTCGGCCGTTACGTTTATGGCACTACGGAAGGAGAGAACGTCTCCAACTTTACAGGAAATGATAAGTTTTTCAAGATGGTAGAAGAGGCAAAGGATTTCAAGGAAAGAATCTCCCAAAAGGAAGAGAGC
It includes:
- the gatB gene encoding Asp-tRNA(Asn)/Glu-tRNA(Gln) amidotransferase subunit GatB — protein: MNDLSAVLERWEPVIGLEVHAQLSTQTKMFCGCRNVYGASPNSYTCPTCLGLPGALPVANEKAVAYALRLGLALGSEITQFSRFARKNYFYPDLTKGYQISQYDEPLCVGGTVTVRWKGEIREMSLTRIHLEEDAGKSLHAEKGNGTKVDFNRCGVPLVEIVSEPVIRSPGEARAYLTRLKQILEYLNICDCNMEEGNLRCDANISLRPKGEIEFGVKTEMKNMNSFRGVERGLASEIVRQAQVLDGGGEVEQVTLLWNEAEQKAEVMRTKEEAHDYRYFPDPDLVPLSVSDGDLDSVRLSLVEMPYEREERFVNQYGLRLEDALILTSEKSLAGYFEETVSAGAKPVEAAKWILGEVLSIIKDGGMSVSSFSVTPDQFAGLLNSVKSGTINNTTGKDILRKMVKSDLAAAEIIEKEGLAQVSDESALSEAVAQVIADNPDELAKYREGKKVLVGFFMGEVMKATGGKSDPKAVKKLLTASLEPK
- a CDS encoding DUF4249 family protein, encoding MRSLFRMMFIAVAGIIFSGCDNEVLIVPDANLAAIRAYIYAGQPVNQINITSTLALDDESESAEPINEAEVSLYKYGSRYDLVLSEGDSGYYSYNGEDLTIEAGDTFDIELVWAGKVMTGTTVVPPKPQEASLTIDTLAVPEINSRQDFINWIMSGDNRTEISWENEERNYYYITFDNVEEEPEPIDLQLPPRFKRFITQPFRWSRYTLSSAVVTHYGDHELVLYRVNEEYVMLYETSGQDSRDLNEPFSNIEGGLGIFAAFNSDTLNFTVVKER
- a CDS encoding TonB-dependent receptor encodes the protein MIYSRMNHLILMGILLVISIMEGPLTAQITQVNDIVGYVVDATNGEALPFANVVVKEKDRGATTNEEGYFVIVNVPTGQCTLSVSYMGYTTKDLVVQNRTGKRPPLRIDLEISTLNLEAVEVVADQYQIMKSSDEVSKITVAPRQLNFLPNLGEVDIFRSLQLLPGVSGSGDGSSGLYIRGGTPDQNMILLDGMSIYQVDHFFGMFSAFNADAIKDVQLWKGGFPAKYGGRLSSVIELTGRSGDKKRKRFGLGANLLSGQMLYETPTFWKGTWLISIRRSYTDYLQSPFYNQMYKFVFGDDTPQYMQNRRQFNQDGTSAFQTNVIPIFNFYDINSKFTFTPNDKDVFNVSVYVGHDNLDKETRIEGIRVRRRPGQGQGGFGGGNALTATRADDSNTQWGNRGLSMRWARRWSDRFYSGLQMATSLFNSDYTRNLYSIEASVGTPFNLAELNQVADMSFRWDNTWNATEKNIVEFGTSFTDLYTQYKIDYYDTVTVADITSESFLLNFYLQDKWQPIRSMDITGGIRVAIPTYLADPSALFTFNTVEFNADKPYIEPRLSFGWNLSDRIRLKGAWGHYHQFVNNIRVEDVLQGNSNFWLVSDENFRPGFSKHYILGLQYNSPMYLFSMEGYYKTLDNLVEFSRRNTRNADYGNFFFFGDGAAQGVELLAQKKAGVINGWISYTLAEVFYNFPSLNDETYPADHDKLHELKLIVTYKRGAWNLSATTIYASGLPYTSPESRYYIPLLNGDEFSYYHVSDKNGYRLPDYHRLDLSAYRNLETPNFNWDLGISLFNIYNNQNVSYREFDLETVPVTVSDVLLLSFMPTLFFKVTMK
- a CDS encoding TonB-dependent receptor, whose protein sequence is MRRITIIVTFLCFTVLSAQPHGRRGMQRQQMKDAPKIGVVYGTVVDSASGLPVPYASVYVVSQRGGTIVTGGITKETGEFHITEIPLGRYMIIVEYIGYTKKELGPLTFLPFGDNKTTHDLETIPMVQKVLEMGEVQVMGERPMFIQTAQKRIFSAEENTLSTGGSAIDVLRQVPGVEVDMDDNVSLRGSSQVNLMIDGKPSTIAGGDVKSLLRSIPAANIADVEVMTNPGAKYDPEGMAGIINIVLKENKFAGLNGNMNSSADSRGGKNISGQVNWRTITLNTFANVGVRQSVRQFSGDSYRIFQFDSYNNILDQDNKGDRNGDNLFLKTGFEYFIDPMQSVAFSATLNGGDGINNNLTTTSESGLFDSEYYRDTDGLSDRGGYDINFNYDKKFKNPKQKLTSFVRYSSGGSDGSSEYWTTPQSGFEEVVDPNGAKNGNEGADTNFDLKTDYVHPFENGNLLEVGFNSRLRTRDDSQLAYIFDDGNNIFVDDSLYTNQFLYDENINAAYVQYTTTIGIVGMTLGGRYENVSMNSELINTREKFENPYSSFFPSLSLSAGAPQLLQVQASYSKRVNRPRSRQLNPFTTRQDMQNMRAGNPFLKPEYIDSYEINIGRFSRGFSVTVGPYYRYTKDKIERYKEVTDRGVSIATYENISEKESKGLEYTLIGSLGMKYRLMFNGSIYWDEINTDIFGEDYNRTAKGQRYSINTTWNMNPTTEMMFFMFYRPARDIPIGRMGSMSFSAVSLKKKFLDEKLNVSVRMGDPFNLTGFHFETWGDNWSQEANRDFFSQTFTLSLEYRFGKMEDRSRFSRQGMENGNRDDFEIY